A DNA window from Sphingomonas profundi contains the following coding sequences:
- a CDS encoding SDR family NAD(P)-dependent oxidoreductase, whose protein sequence is MNDLNGMVAIVTGAGTGMARVPSIGDATARLLARRGATVAVLDIDPAAAGRTVSAIAGDGGLAFPIVGDLRSDAACERATAEAVERTGRLDILVNNVGIGSGPVVGQVSEADLAAAYDLNFKTAALMTKAAVGRMVDGGSIVNLSTTAVHHPTTSLTYSATKAAVEALTTHTAFQYGADRIRANAVRPGEVWTAMVDRHCATDADAAAKRADRARRCVLPYDGDAWDIAEAVAFLASPAARWITGQILSVEGGARLIRPNPDWQSNHSYWKAGR, encoded by the coding sequence ATGAACGATCTGAACGGAATGGTGGCGATCGTCACCGGCGCAGGCACGGGGATGGCGCGCGTGCCCAGCATCGGCGATGCGACCGCCCGGCTGCTGGCGAGACGCGGTGCGACCGTCGCGGTGCTGGACATCGATCCCGCCGCCGCCGGTCGCACCGTCTCGGCGATCGCAGGCGATGGCGGCCTTGCCTTCCCGATCGTAGGCGATCTGCGTTCGGATGCGGCGTGCGAACGGGCGACCGCCGAGGCTGTGGAGCGGACCGGCCGGCTCGACATATTGGTCAACAATGTCGGCATCGGCAGCGGCCCCGTCGTCGGCCAGGTGAGCGAGGCCGATCTGGCGGCCGCTTACGACCTCAATTTCAAGACGGCGGCGCTGATGACCAAGGCGGCGGTCGGTCGCATGGTGGACGGCGGCTCGATCGTCAATCTCTCGACCACGGCGGTACATCATCCCACCACCAGCCTGACCTACAGCGCCACCAAGGCAGCGGTCGAGGCGCTGACCACGCACACCGCCTTCCAATATGGCGCGGACCGGATCCGGGCCAATGCCGTGCGCCCCGGCGAGGTGTGGACGGCCATGGTCGACCGCCATTGCGCGACCGACGCGGACGCGGCTGCGAAGCGGGCCGACCGCGCGCGGCGGTGCGTGCTGCCCTATGATGGCGACGCCTGGGACATCGCCGAGGCCGTCGCCTTTCTGGCCAGCCCCGCAGCGCGCTGGATCACCGGACAGATCCTGTCGGTCGAAGGCGGCGCCCGCCTGATCCGCCCCAACCCGGATTGGCAATCGAACCACAGCTATTGGAAAGCCGGGCGTTGA
- a CDS encoding spinster family MFS transporter has translation MLAVLTAIYTFSSIDRTLLSVLAEPIKNEFHLSDGELGALTGLAFAVAYALAGIPLGLMLDRMSRVRVLGGLLAIWSGMTLLTGFANSAFHMLLARIGVAASESGASPASMGIITDYFPKERRGLALSVFYASAPIAVGITFAAGSAVAAAFGWRAAFMLAALPGLILAPILILTVREPLRGRFDGQAGPRRPPASLDAAIKALLAHPALLWLILGAVCVVVAQAGLSAFMSPFLIRVHDLSLDQAGSAVGLANGPSGVIGILVGGVLADRLSRISTHAAPQVVGSLMLVTAMCALGALMVSDWHVAVALVAAYTFFLHTYYGTTFATYMSVAPVAMRGALAALLAVLMNLGGYGFGPPLTGIASDMFAALGHAQPLRSGMIFVSLFFVLGSFGFYAAARSIRRMPIEDLGVPPSEADEMAGPAELQSS, from the coding sequence GTGCTCGCGGTTCTGACGGCGATCTACACGTTCAGCTCCATCGACCGGACCCTGCTGTCTGTCCTGGCCGAGCCGATCAAGAACGAGTTCCACCTGTCTGACGGGGAGTTGGGGGCGCTGACCGGCCTCGCCTTCGCCGTGGCCTACGCGCTCGCCGGCATCCCGCTCGGGCTGATGCTCGACCGCATGTCCCGCGTACGCGTGCTCGGCGGGCTGCTGGCGATCTGGAGCGGGATGACCTTGCTGACCGGCTTCGCGAATTCGGCCTTCCACATGCTTCTGGCGCGCATCGGTGTCGCCGCCAGCGAATCCGGCGCGTCGCCGGCGTCCATGGGGATCATCACCGACTATTTTCCGAAGGAGCGGCGTGGCCTGGCGCTATCGGTCTTCTATGCGTCCGCCCCGATCGCGGTAGGCATCACCTTCGCCGCCGGCAGCGCCGTCGCCGCCGCGTTCGGCTGGCGCGCGGCCTTCATGCTGGCCGCGTTGCCCGGGCTAATCCTCGCCCCGATACTGATCCTGACGGTGCGCGAGCCGCTTCGTGGCCGGTTCGACGGGCAGGCTGGGCCGCGCCGGCCGCCGGCCTCGCTCGACGCCGCGATCAAGGCCCTGCTTGCGCATCCGGCCCTGCTGTGGCTGATCCTCGGCGCAGTCTGTGTCGTTGTCGCTCAGGCCGGGCTGTCCGCGTTCATGTCGCCTTTTCTGATCCGTGTGCATGATCTGTCGCTCGATCAGGCAGGGTCGGCGGTGGGGCTGGCGAACGGACCGTCGGGGGTCATCGGCATCCTGGTCGGCGGCGTCCTGGCCGATCGCCTCTCGCGCATCTCGACCCATGCCGCGCCGCAGGTGGTAGGCAGCCTCATGCTCGTCACCGCCATGTGCGCTCTCGGCGCGCTCATGGTCTCGGACTGGCACGTCGCGGTGGCTCTGGTCGCCGCTTACACCTTCTTCCTCCACACCTATTACGGCACGACCTTCGCGACGTACATGTCGGTCGCGCCGGTCGCGATGCGCGGCGCGCTGGCGGCGCTGCTCGCGGTGCTGATGAACTTGGGCGGCTACGGCTTCGGGCCGCCTTTGACGGGCATCGCCAGCGACATGTTCGCCGCGCTCGGCCACGCACAGCCATTGCGCAGCGGCATGATCTTCGTAAGCCTGTTCTTCGTGCTCGGCAGCTTCGGCTTCTACGCCGCCGCCCGATCGATCCGGCGCATGCCGATCGAGGACTTGGGCGTTCCGCCAAGCGAGGCGGACGAGATGGCCGGTCCGGCCGAGCTGCAATCGAGCTGA
- a CDS encoding MFS transporter: MTASVLAIPIFRRFWVSTILSTFGAMIQAVGAAWMMASLTGDPQMVALVQTFATLPVMIVSLPAGALADTYDRRRILLFAQTVMLIASAALAAVALLGAATPVALLVVTFVIGAMTALNGPSWQSSVSEIVPRSMIDEAVSMNSVGFNLSRCVGPAVGGLIVAAGGAATAFAINAVSYLPMIATLIGWRRTTAERPLPPERMQQAILSGLRYALLTPELIAVVIRAGVFGLCGSGVWALMAVLARERLGTGAAGYGLLLAGFGGGAMLGALFRSRLPLSREQLARACTALFGCAAIVAGLTHSLIVATAAMVAAGCAWVVFLSSLSAAVQILAPRWVVGRAVALNQVVIFAGMAFGSLIWGIVAARIGIGFAFVASGVLMLVTLILAPFLPISADADADLTPTREHPIDDLEGSVRPDDGPIVMMIEYRVRPERFRAFVEAMEAVGRIRRRDGALRWALQQDLTDPTRWVERFHSATWLDHLRRQVRPTQADQAARDRLAELHEPGQTISRFIERRLSTEPIGLPARLEAETRIDPTEPR, encoded by the coding sequence TTGACCGCCAGCGTCCTCGCCATACCCATTTTCCGCCGCTTCTGGGTGTCCACGATCCTGTCGACCTTCGGGGCCATGATCCAGGCGGTCGGCGCGGCCTGGATGATGGCCTCGCTCACCGGCGACCCGCAGATGGTCGCGCTGGTGCAGACGTTCGCAACCCTGCCCGTCATGATCGTCTCCCTGCCGGCCGGCGCCCTTGCCGACACGTACGACCGGCGCCGCATTCTGCTGTTCGCACAGACGGTGATGCTGATCGCATCGGCGGCGCTGGCGGCCGTGGCCCTGCTCGGGGCGGCGACGCCGGTGGCCCTGCTCGTCGTGACCTTCGTCATCGGCGCGATGACCGCGCTGAATGGTCCGTCCTGGCAATCCTCGGTTTCGGAGATCGTGCCGCGATCGATGATCGACGAGGCGGTCAGCATGAACAGCGTGGGGTTCAACCTGTCGCGCTGTGTGGGGCCGGCGGTGGGCGGCCTGATCGTGGCCGCGGGCGGCGCGGCGACGGCCTTCGCCATCAACGCCGTTTCCTATCTGCCGATGATCGCGACCTTGATCGGCTGGCGCCGCACCACGGCGGAACGGCCGCTGCCGCCGGAGCGGATGCAGCAGGCGATCCTGTCGGGCCTGCGCTACGCGCTGCTGACGCCGGAGCTGATCGCGGTGGTGATCCGCGCGGGAGTCTTCGGCCTGTGCGGAAGCGGGGTGTGGGCGCTGATGGCCGTGCTGGCGCGCGAGCGACTGGGAACGGGTGCCGCCGGCTACGGGCTGCTGCTCGCCGGCTTCGGGGGCGGGGCGATGCTGGGCGCCCTCTTCCGTTCGCGCCTGCCGCTCAGCCGCGAACAGCTCGCACGGGCCTGCACCGCCCTGTTCGGCTGCGCCGCGATCGTGGCGGGGCTGACCCATAGCCTCATCGTCGCCACCGCCGCGATGGTCGCCGCGGGCTGTGCGTGGGTCGTCTTCCTCTCCTCGCTGAGCGCGGCGGTCCAGATCCTGGCGCCGCGCTGGGTCGTCGGGCGCGCCGTCGCGCTCAACCAGGTCGTGATCTTCGCCGGCATGGCGTTCGGCAGCCTGATCTGGGGCATCGTCGCCGCCCGGATCGGCATCGGTTTCGCCTTCGTCGCGTCCGGCGTGCTGATGCTGGTGACTTTGATCCTGGCGCCGTTCCTGCCGATCAGCGCCGACGCCGACGCCGACCTGACCCCCACGCGCGAGCATCCGATCGACGACCTCGAAGGCTCCGTGCGCCCTGACGACGGACCGATCGTGATGATGATCGAGTACCGCGTCAGGCCGGAACGGTTCCGCGCCTTTGTCGAGGCGATGGAGGCGGTCGGCCGTATCCGGCGCCGCGACGGCGCGCTGCGGTGGGCGTTGCAGCAGGATCTCACCGATCCGACGCGTTGGGTGGAACGCTTCCACAGCGCCACCTGGCTGGATCATCTTCGCCGGCAGGTGCGCCCCACGCAGGCCGACCAGGCCGCCCGTGACCGTCTGGCCGAACTGCATGAGCCCGGCCAGACGATCAGCCGTTTCATCGAACGGCGTCTCTCCACCGAACCGATCGGCCTTCCCGCTCGGCTGGAGGCGGAGACGCGGATCGATCCGACGGAGCCGCGCTAG
- a CDS encoding nuclear transport factor 2 family protein — protein sequence MGETLEARLARLEDKAAIGDVLTAIARGTDRFDPDLLASAIWPDAALDMGGAEPMQGAAFCAALRPPATARPGRMHLLTNTRIEVTGDSGRAESYILSFQDVMVDGVRTTRVRGGRYLDRFEKRDGRWGLIRRTLIDEWGRLDAVGEIVPPGRHLGAPAPLDLSYTS from the coding sequence ATGGGCGAGACGCTCGAGGCCCGGCTCGCGCGGCTTGAGGACAAGGCGGCGATCGGTGACGTGCTGACGGCGATCGCCCGGGGCACCGATCGGTTCGATCCGGACCTGCTGGCCAGCGCGATCTGGCCGGACGCCGCACTGGACATGGGTGGGGCGGAGCCGATGCAGGGCGCGGCCTTCTGCGCCGCGCTCCGACCACCGGCGACGGCCCGGCCCGGACGCATGCACCTGCTCACGAACACGCGCATCGAGGTGACAGGCGACAGCGGCCGAGCCGAATCCTATATCCTGTCGTTTCAGGACGTGATGGTCGATGGCGTGCGCACCACCCGCGTGCGCGGCGGCCGTTACCTCGACAGGTTCGAGAAGCGCGATGGTCGCTGGGGCCTCATCCGCCGTACCCTGATAGACGAGTGGGGGCGTCTGGACGCGGTCGGCGAGATCGTGCCGCCCGGTCGTCATCTCGGCGCGCCCGCGCCCCTGGATCTCAGCTACACATCCTAG
- a CDS encoding aldehyde dehydrogenase family protein, giving the protein MTIQNPAIAEWRMLIDGELVPSSSGAVFDNINPATDEVIGVTADGTPEDFDRAIAAARRAFDQTDWPRDHALRARCIRQLKDALVRHAEIIRPLLVAEVGTPIWLTRDTLFDVPVEKLEHYAHLAETYRFDDELEDVDFRGFVSRRRIRYEPVGVVAGIIPWNGPWGSGLGKIGPALASGSTIILKPSPDAPWMGTIVGKLIKEETDIPAGVVNIVTASDNFAGVVLTTDPRVDMIAFTGSAPNGRKVAEAASGTLKRMLLELGGKSAFIVLRSADVAEQAALAAKTICANAGQGCVARSRLLLPRESYEAGIAAAKAQMDAISVGDPQDPQNFMGPLNSRHHRARVLNYIERALADGNRLVRGGKVPESKPTGSFIEPTLFADVKPDDTIAQEEIFGPVLAVIPYDTEEEALQIANNSIYGLSAQVAAGTNEEAYEFAKKLRTGTVSINNGTWMHMDVPFGGFKQSGIGRQYGRQGFEAYLEIKVLGIPSGAESRTLKWGEIERKADTESVSA; this is encoded by the coding sequence ATGACCATCCAGAACCCGGCCATTGCCGAATGGCGCATGCTGATCGACGGGGAACTGGTGCCATCCTCGTCCGGCGCGGTCTTCGACAATATCAATCCAGCCACGGACGAGGTGATCGGCGTCACCGCGGACGGGACGCCGGAGGACTTCGATCGAGCGATCGCCGCCGCCCGCCGCGCGTTCGACCAGACGGACTGGCCGCGCGATCACGCCTTGCGCGCCAGATGCATCCGCCAGCTGAAGGACGCCCTGGTTCGCCATGCCGAGATCATCCGGCCCCTGCTGGTCGCCGAAGTGGGCACGCCGATCTGGCTGACCCGCGACACCCTGTTCGACGTGCCTGTCGAGAAGCTCGAGCATTACGCGCACCTGGCCGAGACCTATCGCTTCGACGACGAACTGGAGGACGTCGATTTCCGCGGCTTCGTCAGCCGGCGTCGCATCCGCTACGAGCCGGTCGGCGTGGTCGCCGGCATCATCCCGTGGAACGGCCCGTGGGGCTCCGGCCTGGGCAAGATCGGGCCGGCGCTCGCCTCTGGCAGCACGATCATCCTCAAGCCGTCGCCCGACGCGCCCTGGATGGGCACGATCGTCGGCAAGCTGATCAAGGAGGAGACGGACATCCCGGCGGGCGTGGTGAACATCGTCACCGCCAGCGACAATTTCGCCGGCGTCGTCCTCACCACCGATCCGCGCGTCGACATGATCGCCTTCACCGGCTCGGCGCCGAACGGGCGGAAGGTGGCGGAGGCGGCGTCGGGCACCCTGAAGCGGATGCTGCTGGAACTCGGCGGCAAATCCGCCTTCATCGTCCTGCGCAGCGCCGATGTCGCGGAGCAGGCCGCGCTGGCGGCCAAGACGATCTGCGCCAATGCCGGTCAGGGCTGCGTCGCCCGCAGCCGTCTGCTGCTGCCGCGCGAGAGCTATGAAGCGGGTATCGCCGCCGCCAAGGCGCAGATGGATGCGATCAGCGTGGGCGATCCGCAGGATCCGCAGAACTTCATGGGGCCGCTCAACTCCCGGCATCACCGCGCTCGGGTGCTGAACTATATTGAGCGGGCGCTGGCGGACGGCAACCGTCTGGTTCGCGGCGGCAAGGTGCCGGAGAGCAAGCCGACCGGCAGCTTCATCGAGCCGACCCTGTTCGCCGACGTGAAGCCCGACGATACGATCGCGCAGGAGGAGATCTTCGGACCAGTCCTCGCCGTGATCCCCTATGACACCGAGGAGGAGGCGCTCCAGATCGCCAACAATTCGATCTACGGTCTCTCCGCCCAGGTCGCCGCGGGCACCAACGAGGAAGCGTACGAGTTCGCGAAGAAGCTGCGAACCGGCACCGTCAGCATCAACAACGGGACGTGGATGCACATGGACGTGCCGTTCGGCGGCTTCAAGCAGAGCGGCATCGGCCGCCAATATGGCCGCCAGGGGTTCGAGGCCTATCTGGAGATCAAGGTGCTCGGCATCCCGAGCGGCGCCGAGTCCAGGACGCTGAAGTGGGGCGAGATCGAGCGGAAGGCCGATACCGAGAGCGTATCCGCGTGA
- a CDS encoding acyl-CoA dehydrogenase family protein has product MQSLADHQNDELKEIRRTVKALCAAFPGEYWRELDRRREYPTAFVAALTEAGFLAALIPEAYGGSALSLEAAAVIMEEIQANGCNGSACHAQMYVMNTVLRHGSEAQKSAYLPEIASGKLRLQAFGVTEPTSGTDTLGLRTTATRDGDHYVINGQKIWTSRAEHSDLMLLLARTTPRDRVAKKSEGLSVFLVDMRAAIGNGMTIKPIQTMMNHSTTEVFFDNLRIPADTLIGEEGKGFRYILSGMNAERILIAAECIGDAKWFIEKASGYAKERVLFGKQIGANQGVQFPIAKAYAEMRAAELMVYHAAERYDHGGNIGAEANMAKHLASEASWAAADMCVQTFGGFGFAEEYDVERKFRETRLYRVAPISTNMILSYLGEHVLGLPRSY; this is encoded by the coding sequence ATGCAGTCCCTCGCCGATCACCAGAATGACGAACTGAAGGAGATACGCCGGACGGTGAAGGCGCTCTGCGCGGCTTTCCCCGGCGAATATTGGCGCGAGCTGGACCGCAGGCGGGAATATCCGACCGCGTTCGTCGCCGCGTTGACCGAGGCCGGTTTCCTCGCCGCCCTGATCCCCGAAGCCTATGGCGGCTCGGCGCTGAGCCTTGAGGCGGCGGCGGTGATCATGGAGGAGATCCAGGCCAATGGCTGCAATGGATCCGCCTGCCACGCGCAGATGTACGTCATGAACACCGTGCTGCGCCACGGCAGCGAAGCGCAGAAATCCGCCTATCTTCCGGAGATCGCGAGCGGCAAGCTGCGCCTGCAGGCGTTCGGCGTGACCGAGCCGACGTCGGGCACCGACACGCTGGGGCTTCGCACGACCGCCACGCGCGACGGCGACCATTATGTGATTAACGGCCAGAAGATCTGGACCTCGCGCGCCGAGCATAGCGACCTCATGCTGCTGCTCGCCCGCACGACGCCGAGGGATCGGGTCGCCAAGAAATCCGAGGGCTTGTCCGTCTTCCTCGTCGACATGCGCGCGGCGATCGGCAACGGCATGACCATCAAGCCGATCCAGACGATGATGAACCACTCGACCACCGAGGTGTTCTTCGACAATCTCCGCATTCCGGCCGATACGCTGATCGGTGAGGAGGGGAAGGGCTTCCGCTACATCCTCTCGGGCATGAACGCGGAGCGCATCCTGATCGCCGCCGAATGTATCGGCGATGCCAAATGGTTCATCGAGAAGGCATCGGGCTACGCCAAGGAGCGGGTCCTCTTCGGCAAGCAGATCGGCGCCAATCAGGGCGTGCAGTTCCCGATCGCCAAGGCCTATGCCGAGATGCGCGCAGCCGAGCTGATGGTCTATCATGCCGCCGAACGCTACGATCATGGCGGCAACATCGGCGCCGAGGCGAACATGGCGAAACATCTGGCCTCCGAGGCGAGCTGGGCCGCGGCCGACATGTGCGTCCAGACGTTCGGCGGCTTCGGTTTCGCCGAGGAATATGATGTCGAGCGCAAGTTCCGCGAGACTCGGCTCTACCGCGTGGCGCCGATTTCGACGAACATGATCCTCTCCTATCTCGGCGAGCATGTGCTCGGCCTTCCGCGATCCTATTGA